From the Carya illinoinensis cultivar Pawnee chromosome 4, C.illinoinensisPawnee_v1, whole genome shotgun sequence genome, one window contains:
- the LOC122306049 gene encoding uncharacterized protein At1g03900-like: protein MSFNQMPDDDDEEALEQTLLVVREVSVYKIPPRPTSGGYKCGEWLQSDKIWSGRLRVVSCKARCEIRLEDPASGDLFAACFVHPGQPRESSVETVLDSSRYFVLKIEDGGGKHAFVGLGFSERNEAFDFNVALSDHDKYVRREHDKNESGDATDNDGQIDIHPAVNHRLKEGETIRINVKHKPTSGSGMLSAAGLTGGLSGTGKPKALSLAPPPSGAGKIRSPLPPPPNDPVAARMTSASHHSVGLKGSKENVMHSNDPLSDLSLLERNLPSATGSGSTKTAASGWAAF from the exons ATGTCGTTTAACCAGATGCCGGATGACGACGATGAGGAGGCCTTGGAGCAGACCCTCCTGGTCGTCCGAGAGGTCTCCGTCTACAAAATTCCTCCCCGCCCCACCTCCGGCGGCTACAAGTGTGGCGAGTGGCTCCAATCCGACAAGATCTGGTCCGGTCGCCTCCGGGTCGTTTCCTGCAAGGCCCGCTGCGAGATCCGCCTCGAGGACCCGGCATCAGGGGACCTCTTCGCCGCTTGCTTCGTCCATCCGGGTCAGCCCCGCGAAAGCTCCGTCGAGACCGTCCTCGATTCGTCCCGCTACTTTGTCCTCAAGATCGAGGACGGAGGGGGCAAGCACGCCTTCGTGGGACTTGGCTTCTCGGAACGCAACGAGGCCTTCGATTTCAACGTTGCACTCTCCGATCACGACAAATACGTCCGGAGAGAGCACGATAAGAACGAGAGTGGGGACGCCACTGACAACGACGGCCAAATCGATATTCATCCCGCTGTTAATCATAGATTGaag GAAGGTGAAACAATCAGGATAAATGTAAAGCACAAGCCAACTAGTGGAAGTGGTATGCTTTCAGCTGCTGGTCTGACTGGGGGGCTTTCTGGAACTGGAAAGCCTAAAGCATTGAGCCTTGCCCCACCACCCAGTGGAGCAGGAAAAATCAGGTCTCCACTCCCTCCACCTCCCAATGATCCTGTTGCTGCTCGGATGACCTCTGCCAGTCACCACAGTGTTGGTCTCAAGGGGTCTAAGGAAAATGTGATGCATTCCAATGATCCTTTATCAGACCTTTCACTGCTTGAG AGAAATCTTCCTTCGGCAACTGGATCAGGATCGACAAAGACCGCTGCTTCAGGATGGGCAGCTTTT